In Castanea sativa cultivar Marrone di Chiusa Pesio chromosome 6, ASM4071231v1, a single window of DNA contains:
- the LOC142640982 gene encoding NF-X1-type zinc finger protein NFXL2: MTSTNDDHRQRQFSDSDSESDHGHAGSSSLLHADLSNSIFKSYLEFTNQSSPSASDLSKIQSFLTSSSSGALSCLICLERIKPSHPTWSCSSLCFAVFHLACIQSWSRQSSDLSAARATTRLPISSQHASEISTWNCPKCRVQYSRSQIPKHYHCFCGKLQDPPSDDPWVLPHSCGEVCNRPLKHNCGHNCLLLCHPGPCPSCPKLIKSKCYCGAVSEVRRCGFKNFACNNLCSKRLQCGVHKCAQPCHDGPCPPCAARGAYACRCGKEKQERECHDREFRCEGACNRALKCGKHRCEKGCHEIGGCGECPLQGKRACPCGKRVYEGMPCDVTTPLCGATCDKTLSCGLHRCHERCHRGTCMETCRIVVIKSCRCGSLKKEVPCYQDLACERKCQIMRDCGRHACKRRCCDGDCPPCSEVCGRKLRCKNHKCPAPCHRGACAPCPVMVTISCACGETHFEVPCGTEMDQKPPRCPKQCHIARLCRHGSNSKPHKCHYGACPPCRLICDEEYPCGHKCNLRCHGPISPPNPDFTLKPKKKKSIHQTEYTPGSPCPPCPELVWRSCVGQHVGADRRMVCSDKTQFSCDNLCGNPLSCGNHYCTKTCHALKNLSATPFQKERSNSCEECHLPCQKERRPTCSHPCPLPCHPGECPPCKVLVKRSCHCGSMVHVFECLYYNSLSEKEQMAVRSCGGPCHRKLPNCTHLCPETCHPGVCPSPDKCRKKVFVRCKCQTLKKEWFCLDVQAAHRNAGSDPRDIPKNQYGIGLLPCNSACKSKVQVVDSELHSRKSKVMEEKEPETEKNVPKRKKRRQQVQEGKQISRLQKIVAAMKWILLIVTLVVVLIAIANYGYKGLMWLSDWMNEVEEQRQRRTYRRV; encoded by the exons ATGACCTCAACTAACGACGACCACCGCCAGCGCCAATTCTCCGACTCCGATTCCGAGTCAGACCACGGCCACGCCGGCTCCTCCTCCCTCCTCCACGCCGACCTCTCCAACTCCATTTTCAAATCCTACCTCGAATTCACCAACCAATCATCTCCCTCCGCGTCAGACCTCTCCAAAATCCAATCCTTCctcacctcctcctcctccggcGCTCTCTCGTGCCTCATATGCCTCGAGCGCATCAAACCTTCTCACCCGACGTGGTCCTGCTCCTCCCTCTGCTTCGCCGTCTTCCACCTCGCCTGCATCCAAAGCTGGTCCCGCCAGTCCTCCGATCTCTCCGCCGCACGAGCCACCACGCGCCTCCCCATCTCCTCCCAGCACGCCTCCGAAATCTCCACCTGGAACTGCCCCAAGTGCCGCGTCCAATACTCCAGATCCCAAATCCCCAAACACTACCACTGCTTTTGCGGAAAATTACAAGACCCGCCCTCCGACGACCCGTGGGTCCTACCGCACTCTTGCGGCGAGGTCTGTAACCGTCCTTTAAAACACAACTGCGGCCATAACTGCCTCTTGCTATGCCACCCTGGCCCCTGCCCTTCCTGCCCGAAACTCATCAAATCCAAATGCTATTGCGGCGCCGTCTCCGAAGTCCGCCGCTGCGGCTTCAAAAACTTCGCCTGCAACAACCTCTGCTCGAAGCGGTTACAATGCGGGGTCCACAAATGCGCCCAGCCATGCCACGACGGGCCCTGCCCTCCCTGCGCGGCGCGTGGGGCGTACGCGTGCCGGTGCGGGAAGGAAAAGCAAGAAAGGGAGTGTCACGATCGCGAGTTTCGCTGCGAGGGCGCGTGCAACAGGGCGTTGAAATGCGGGAAGCACCGGTGCGAGAAAGGGTGCCATGAAATTGGCGGGTGCGGGGAGTGTCCGCTGCAAGGGAAACGAGCGTGTCCGTGCGGGAAGAGAGTGTATGAAGGCATGCCTTGCGATGTTACGACGCCGTTGTGCGGTGCGACTTGCGATAAGACTTTGAGCTGTGGTCTGCATAGGTGTCACGAGCGGTGCCACCGTGGGACGTGTATGGAGACTTGTAGAATCGTCGTGATCAAGTCGTGCCGGTGTGGGAGTCTCAAGAAAGAG GTTCCTTGTTATCAAGATTTGGCATGTGAAAGGAAGTGTCAGATAATGCGGGACTGTGGACGTCATGCTTGTAAGCGTCGTTGTTGTGACGGGGATTGCCCTCCGTGCTCAgag GTTTGTGGCAGGAAGCTAAGATGTAAGAACCATAAATGCCCTGCTCCGTGCCATAG AGGTGCCTGTGCTCCTTGCCCAGTGATGGTGACAATTTCATGTGCTTGTGGTGAGACACACTTTGAG GTTCCTTGTGGTACTGAGATGGATCAAAAGCCTCCTAGATGTCCCAAGCAATGCCATATTGCTCGTTTATGCAGGCATGGATCAAATAGCAAG ccACACAAATGCCATTATGGTGCTTGCCCCCCATGTCGGTTAATTTGCGATGAAGAATATCCATGTGGCCATAAGTGCAATCTAAG GTGTCATGGCCCTATATCTCCTCCTAATCCTGATTTTACATtgaaaccaaagaaaaagaagtcaaTACATCAGACTGAATATACGCCTGGTTCTCCATGCCCTCCTTGCCCAGAACTGGTTTGGAGGTCATGTGTTGGCCAACATGTTGGGGCAGATAGAAGG ATGGTGTGCTCAGATAAAACACAATTTTCCTGTGATAATTTATGCGGAAATCCTTTATCTTGCGGCAATCATTATTGTACTAAAACTTGCCATGCCCTGAAGAACCTTTCTGCAACACCCTTCCAGAAAGAAAGAAGCAATTCTTGTGAAGAGTGTCATCTTCCTTGCCAAAAG GAGAGAAGACCCACGTGTTCTCATCCTTGCCCCTTGCCATGTCATCCTGGAGAATGTCCTCCTTGCAAAGTACTTGTAAAACGATCATGTCACTGTGGTTCAATGGTCCATGTTTTTGAGTGCCTATACTACAACAGCCTGTCTGAAAAGGAGCAGATGGCTGTTCGCTCATGTGGTGGGCCTTGTCATAG GAAGTTGCCCAATTGTACACATCTATGCCCAGAGACGTGTCATCCTGGTGTATGCCCATCTCCTGACAAGTGCCGCAAGAAG GTTTTTGTTCGTTGTAAATGCCAAACCTTGAAAAAAGAATGGTTTTGTCTAGATGTGCAAGCAGCCCATCGGAATGCTGGTTCTGATCCCAGAGATATACCAAAAAATCAGTATGGAATTGGACTTCTTCCTTGCAATTCTGCTTGCAAGAGTAAAGTACAAGTTGTTGATTCAGAGTTACACTCACGTAAATCTAAAGTCATGGAG GAAAAGGAGCCAGAAACTGAAAAGAATGTACCAAAGCGTAAAAAGAGACGACAACAGGTGCAAGAAGGCAAGCAAATATCAAGACTGCAg AAAATTGTTGCGGCTATGAAGTGGATACTTCTTATTGTCACCCTTGTGGTGGTCCTAATTGCTATAGCAAATTATGGTTACAAGGGTCTCATGTGGCTCTCTGATTGGATGAACGAAGTTGAAGAGCAAAGACAAAGAAGAACATACCGTCGGGTCTAA
- the LOC142638770 gene encoding pentatricopeptide repeat-containing protein At3g16610-like produces MSIMSLCVKLGVPQPAHPVLLPTLVANNNKKTRSSVLTLPSNGGKLADSALQDETHKHLQFQPLVDVLRDCADKGYVKQAKAVHGLLSKLDFSDRDLMVLLNHVAHVYSKCSDFDAARRVFDKMSERNIFSWTVMIVACTENGFFLEGFKFFCEMMNHGILPDEFAYSSVVQTCIGLECVELGRMVHAQIVIRGYACHTFVSTSLLNMYAKLGMIEVSNKVFETMTEHNQVSWNAMISGFTGNGLHFEAFDHFLRMKKGGITPNISTLISVSKAVGNLGDVRKGKEVQNYVSELGLESNVLVGTAIIDMFSKCGSLSDARSVFDSSFTCCGVNTPWNAMISGYSQYGFSQEALELFVEMCRNDIKSDVYTYCSVFNAIATLKLLQFGKEVHCMVLKSGLNMKVASVSNAIADTYAKCGLLEDVRKVFDRMEERDIVSWTTLVSAYSQCSEWEEALAIFSQMREGGFIPNQFTFSSVLVACTSLGLLEYGHQVHSLLCKAGLDTDNCIESALIDMYAKCGSITEARKVFEKASNPDTVTWTAVISGYAQHGLVEDALQLFSQMNQLGTNANAVTLLCVLFACSHGGMVEEGLNYFQQMEDSYGLVPEMEHYACVVDLLGRVGRLDDAMDFIERMPIEPNVMVWQTLLGACRVHGNIELGEIAAQKILSIMPDYSATYVLLSNTYIEKGSYEDGLNLRDMMKEQGVKKEPGYSWISVKGRIHKFYAGDQQHPQKEAIYAKLEELRVKITSMASVQDLNSVL; encoded by the exons ATGAGTATTATGAGTTTGTGTGTCAAACTGGGTGTTCCTCAACCTGCTCATCCAGTCTTATTGCCTACCCTTGTTGCCAACAACAATAAGAAA ACTAGAAGTTCAGTTCTAACTCTACCATCAAATGGAGGCAAACTTGCTGACTCAGCTTTACAAGATGAAACTCACAAACACTTACAGTTTCAGCCATTAGTTGATGTCCTACGTGACTGTGCAGATAAAGGGTATGTAAAACAAGCAAAAGCGGTTCATGGGTTGTTgtcaaaattggatttttcGGATAGGGACTTGATGGTCTTGTTAAACCATGTAGCTCACGTGTACTCTAAATGTTCAGATTTTGATGCTGCTCGTcgagtgtttgataaaatgtctGAGAGAAACATATTTTCTTGGACGGTCATGATTGTCGCTTGTACTGAGAATGGCTTTTTTCTTGAAGGATTCAAGTTCTTCTGTGAGATGATGAATCATGGTATCTTACCTGATGAGTTTGCATATTCATCGGTTGTCCAGACGTGTATTGGTTTGGAGTGTGTTGAATTGGGTAGAATGGTTCATGCCCAGATTGTTATAAGAGGCTATGCATGTCATACTTTTGTCAGTACATCTCTTCTTAACATGTATGCCAAATTGGGAATGATTGAAGTGTCCAATAAGGTATTTGAGACCATGACTGAACATAATCAAGTCTCATGGAATGCAATGATATCGGGGTTTACAGGGAATGGTCTTCACTTCGAAGCATTTGATCATTTTCTTAGAATGAAGAAAGGAGGCATAACTCCAAATATTTCCACACTTATTAGTGTTTCAAAAGCAGTTGGAAACTTAGGTGATGTCAGAAAGGGCAAAGAGGTTCAGAATTATGTTTCTGAGTTGGGTTTGGAGTCTAATGTTCTTGTTGGAACAGCTATAATTGATATGTTCTCAAAATGTGGGTCATTGAGTGATGCAAGATCTGTTTTTGACTCAAGTTTCACCTGTTGTGGAGTTAACACACCTTGGAATGCAATGATTTCAGGCTATTCTCAGTATGGGTTTAGCCAAGAAGCGTTGGAACTTTTTGTAGAAATGTGTCGAAATGATATAAAATCTGACGTTTACACTTATTGCAGTGTGTTCAATGCAATTGCCACTTTAAAGCTTTTGCAATTCGGAAAGGAAGTCCATTGCATGGTTCTAAAGAGTGGATTAAATATGAAAGTTGCAAGTGTTTCCAATGCAATTGCTGATACATATGCCAAATGTGGGTTGCTTGAAGATGTAAGGAAGGTATTTGATAGGATGGAAGAGAGAGATATAGTGTCTTGGACAACCCTGGTGTCTGCTTACTCTCAATGTTCTGAATGGGAGGAAGCACTAGCCATCTTCTCTCAGATGAGGGAAGGAGGCTTTATACCCAATCAGTTTACCTTTTCTAGTGTGCTCGTTGCTTGCACCAGCCTTGGTTTACTTGAGTATGGTCATCAAGTCCATTCTCTTCTTTGCAAGGCTGGCTTGGACACTGATAACTGCATAGAAAGTGCTCTAATTGACATGTATGCCAAATGTGGTAGTATAACTGAAGCGCGTAAGGTTTTTGAGAAAGCATCTAACCCTGACACTGTTACATGGACAGCTGTTATATCAGGTTATGCTCAACATGGTCTGGTGGAGGATGCTCTTCAACTCTTTAGCCAGATGAACCAGTTAGGTACGAATGCCAATGCTGTTACCTTGCTGTGTGTCCTGTTTGCTTGCAGCCATGGAGGAATGGTGGAGGAGGGCctaaattattttcaacaaatgGAGGACAGTTATGGCCTGGTGCCAGAGATGGAACATTATGCATGTGTTGTTGATCTCTTAGGTCGAGTTGGCCGTCTGGATGATGCAATGGATTTTATAGAAAGGATGCCCATTGAGCCCAATGTGATGGTCTGGCAGACCTTGTTGGGAGCATGTAGGGTCCATGGCAACATTGAGTTAGGAGAGATTGCTGCCCAgaaaattctttcaattatGCCTGACTACTCAGCTACCTATGTGCTTCTATCCAACACGTATATTGAGAAAGGGAGCTATGAAGATGGACTAAATTTGAGAGATATGATGAAAGAGCAAGGCGTGAAAAAGGAACCGGGATATAGTTGGATTTCTGTCAAAGGTAGAATCCATAAATTTTATGCAGGTGATCAACAACATCCTCAAAAAGAGGCTATATATGCAAAGTTAGAAGAGTTGAGGGTGAAGATCACATCCATGGCTTCTGTCCAAGACTTGAACTCTGTATTGTGA
- the LOC142639304 gene encoding phosphoinositide phospholipase C 2-like — MSKQTYRVCFCFHRRFRLAVTEAPEEIKDLFSQYAENGIMTTDRLRNFLIEVQKQEKVTESDAQAIIDQLRHIHRKGLNLEAFLKYLFSDSNLPLHSRTVHHDMNAPLSHYFIYTGHNSYLTGNQLSSDCSDVPIKQALERGVRVIELDLWPNTTKDNVNVLHGRTLTTPVELLKCLKCIKEHAFTASDYPVVITLEDHLTPDLQAKVAQMVTQTFQDILFTPGSESLKEFPSPESLKRRIIISTKPPKEYLEAKEVKEKENDPQKGKESGDEAAWGKEFTHQKSMSGLDDKHDLDEEDHNEEEDLDNGDTKLQQHEAPEYKRLITIHAGKPKGGLQECFKVDPDKVRRLSLSEQQLEKAVATYGKEIVSFTQHNILRVYPKGTRIDSSNYNPLIGWTHGAQMVAFNMQGHGRSLWLMQGMFRANGGCGYVKKPDFLLKTGPHNEVFDPKVKLPVKKTLKVTVYMGEGWYYDFRHTHFDAYSPPDFYARVGIAGVSADSIMKKTKTLEDNWVPTWNEEFEFPLTVPELALLRIEVHEYDMSEKDDFGGQTCIPVSELRSGIRAVPLHNERGEKYPSVKLLMRFEYF; from the exons ATGTCCAAACAGACTTACAGAGTCTGTTTCTGCTTCCATAGGCGGTTCAGGCTAGCCGTAACGGAAGCACCGGAGGAGATCAAGGACCTTTTCAGTCAGTACGCCGAGAATGGGATCATGACCACCGATCGGTTACGGAACTTCCTGATCGAAGTTCAGAAACAAGAGAAAGTAACCGAATCGGATGCTCAGGCCATCATCGATCAGCTCAGGCACATTCATCGCAAGGGACTCAACCTCGAAGCCTTCTTGAAGTACCTCTTCTCTGATTCTAACCTTCCTCTCCATTCTCGGACG GTGCATCATGATATGAATGCGCCGTTGTCGCATTATTTCATATATACGGGCCACAATTCATATTTAACTGGGAATCAACTCAGTAGTGATTGCAGCGATGTCCCCATCAAACAAGCGCTGGAGAGAGGAGTGAGGGTAATTGAGTTGGATttatggccaaataccacaaaAGATAATGTAAATGTTCTTCATGGAAG GACACTGACTACTCCTGTGGAACTCCTCAAATGTTTGAAGTGTATAAAGGAGCATGCCTTTACTGCATCTGATTATCCAGTTGTGATAACTCTAGAAGACCACCTTACTCCAGATCTTCAGGCTAAAGTGGCTCAG ATGGTCACTCAAACATTTCAAGACATACTCTTTACTCCTGGCTCAGAAAGCTTGAAGGAGTTTCCATCCCCGGAATCCTTAAAGAGAAGGATAATCATATCAACCAAACCTCCAAAGGAATACCTTGAGGCCAAAGaagttaaggaaaaagaaaatgatccCCAAAAGGGAAAGGAGTCAGGTGATGAAGCTGCTTGGGGTAAAGAATTCACACACCAGAAAAGCATGTCTGGATTAGATGACAAG CATGATTTGGATGAAGAAGATCATAATGAAGAGGAAGATCTTGATAATGGAGATACTAAGTTACAGCAACATGAAGCACCTGAATATAAACGTTTAATTACCATTCATGCTGGGAAGCCAAAAGGTGGATTACAGGAATGTTTCAAGGTGGACCCTGATAAAGTGAGACGTCTTAGCTTAAGTGAGCAACAACTTGAAAAGGCCGTAGCCACTTATGGAAAAGAGATTGTCAG CTTTACCCAGCATAATATTCTGAGGGTGTATCCAAAGGGTACACGCATTGACTCTTCAAATTACAACCCACTAATAGGGTGGACTCATGGAGCTCAAATGGTTGCATTTAATATgcag GGACACGGACGATCTCTCTGGTTGATGCAGGGAATGTTCAGAGCAAATGGCGGGTGTGGTTATGTTAAAAAACCAGATTTCCTATTGAAGACTGGCCCACATAATGAGGTCTTTGATCCTAAAGTTAAGTTGCCGGTGAAAAAAACTTTAAAG GTCACTGTGTATATGGGGGAAGGATGGTATTATGATTTCCGTCACACGCACTTTGATGCATATTCCCCACCAGATTTTTATGCAAGG GTAGGAATTGCTGGAGTGTCTGCTGATTCTATCATGAAGAAAACGAAGACATTAGAGGACAACTGGGTGCCTACTTGGAATGAGGAGTTTGAATTCCCACTAACTGTGCCAGAACTGGCTTTGCTTCGGATTGAAGTTCATGAGTATGACATGTCTGAAAAAGATGACTTTGGAGGCCAAACATGCATACCAGTTTCGGAGCTAAGAAGCGGGATTCGAGCAGTTCCACTCCATAATGAAAGGGGTGAGAAGTACCCATCTGTGAAGCTTCTTATGCGCTTTGAATACTTTTAA